Proteins found in one Tamandua tetradactyla isolate mTamTet1 chromosome 1, mTamTet1.pri, whole genome shotgun sequence genomic segment:
- the LOC143683331 gene encoding WAP four-disulfide core domain protein 10A-like, whose translation MAARAALPALLLCALLLLLLPPQIQGGPRGRRRAHEPQQTLEIKVCEKSPIPYMCNRQCTVDKECQANNICCSTYCGKVCMSLL comes from the exons ATGGCGGCCCGGGCTGCGCTGCCCGCGCTGCTGCTCTGtgcgctgctgctgctgctgctgccgccgcaGATCCAGGGGGGGCCCCGGGGCCGCCGGAGAGCGCACG AACCACAACAAACCCTAGAAATCAAGGTCTGTGAGAAGAGTCCTATTCCATACATGTGCAATCGCCAATGCACCGTTGACAAAGAATGTCAAGCAAATAACATATGTTGTTCCACCTACTGCGGGAAGGTTTGCATGAGCCTCCTGTGA
- the WFDC13 gene encoding WAP four-disulfide core domain protein 13 has product MEPALLQQLLLLCLATQPVPGSPREHVPRYVLEPLPCRSAPENCTQMCTTQEDCPPDLQCCSAFCGIVCSWNQPSKNKRPK; this is encoded by the exons ATGGAGCCAGCACTTCTCCAGCAACTTCTGCTGCTCTGCCTCGCGACGCAGCCAGTGCCCGGGAGCCCCAGGGAGCATGTCCCGA GATATGTCTTAGAACCTCTGCCCTGCAGATCGGCCCCTGAAAACTGCACCCAGATGTGTACGACACAGGAAGACTGCCCGCCTGATCTTCAGTGTTGCTCGGCTTTCTGTGGGATAGTCTGCTCATGGAACCAGCCCTCAAAGAATAAGCG GCCCAAATGA
- the WFDC10A gene encoding WAP four-disulfide core domain protein 10A, whose amino-acid sequence MAARAALPALLLCALLLLLLLLPPQIQGGPRGRRRAHDNKPCQKYPSINLCSQHCSFFQKCPDTDTCCSTYCGNVCMSLL is encoded by the exons ATGGCGGCCCGGGCTGCGCTGCCCGCGCTGCTGCTCTGtgcgctgctgctgctgctgctgctgctgccgccgcaGATCCAGGGGGGGCCCCGGGGCCGCCGGAGAGCGCACG ATAACAAGCCCTGCCAGAAGTATCCCAGCATAAATCTTTGCAGCCAGCATTGctcatttttccaaaaatgtccAGATACTGACACATGTTGTTCTACCTACTGCGGGAATGTTTGCATGAGCCTCCTGTGA
- the LOC143680012 gene encoding protein WFDC11-like translates to MKRRLRTHVVGIMKPWTPLCMTFLCLVLLSVLGGMRKNHGKGEDLLEQCWGDPKVEDCNRKCSRNFKCENRNYNCCWTYCGNICWKNKKNFQSL, encoded by the exons ATGAAGCGGCGGTTGAGA ACTCATGTGGTCGGCATCATGAAGCCCTGGACCCCACTGTGCATGACCTTCCTTTGTCTGGTGCTACTCTCTGTGCTGGGAGGAATGAGGAAAAATCATGGCA AAGGTGAAGATTTACTCGAGCAGTGCTGGGGAGATCCGAAAGTTGAAGATTGTAACCGAAAGTGTTCTAGGAACTTTAAGTGTGAAAACAGAAATTACAACTGCTGCTGGACCTATTGTGGAAACATCTGCTGGAAAAATAAA aaaaACTTTCAAAGTCTGTAA